In Callospermophilus lateralis isolate mCalLat2 chromosome 18, mCalLat2.hap1, whole genome shotgun sequence, one DNA window encodes the following:
- the LOC143383746 gene encoding vomeronasal type-1 receptor 4-like has protein sequence MAASDVAVGIIFLLQTVVGTLGNSSLLLHYLVLYFTGCRVRHTDLILQHLIVANLLALLCRGVPQTVAAFGVKGFLNDFGCKLLFYLQRVGRGVSIGSTCLLSVFQAIKISPENSSCSELKVKAPKYIGFCIYLSWILYLLVSIMIISQMTGKRSNNNITSMKDFGYCSAVHPDKILQSLYVALLTFPDALCVGLMLWASSSMVLILYRHKQRMQHIHKISSLRSSPESRATKTILILVSNFVFFYTLSCIFQVCVIVIYNPHWLLVKMAAIVSGGFPALSPFLLMRRDSSAYRLGLSWIRNRKNPDFRRNV, from the coding sequence ATGGCAGCCAGTGATGTGGCTGTAGGAATCATCTTCTTGTTACAGACTGTAGTTGGAACTCTGGgtaattcctctcttctcctccatTACCTGGTCCTTTACTTCACTGGGTGCAGGGTAAGACACACAGACTTGATTCTTCAGCACTTGATTGTGGCCAACTTGTTAGCTCTCCTGTGTAGAGGAGTTCCCCAGACAGTGGCAGCTTTTGGAGTGAAAGGTTTCCTGAATGATTTTGGATGCAAGCTGCTTTTCTATCTTCAGAGGGTGGGCAGGGGGGTGTCCATTGGCAGCACCTGCCTTCTGAGTGTCTTCCAGGCCATCAAGATTAGTCCTGAGAATTCCAGCTGTTCAGAGCTAAAAGTGAAAGCTCCCAAATACATTGGTTTCTGCATATACCTGAGCTGGATTCTGTACCTGCTTGTAAGTATTATGATTATTTCACAAATGACTGGAAAAAGGAGCAACAATAATATCACAAGCATGAAAGATTTTGGATACTGTTCTGCTGTTCATCCTGACAAAATCTTACAGTCACTGTATGTGGCATTGCTAACATTTCCTGATGCTCTGTGTGTGGGGCTCATGCTCTGGGCCAGCAGCTCCATGGTGCTCATCCTATACAGGCACAAGCAGAGAATGCAGCACATTCATAAGATCAGCTCCCTCAGGTCCTCCCCTGAGTCCAGAGCCACCAAAACCATCCTCATCCTGGTGAGCAACTTTGTGTTTTTTTACACACTTTCCTGCATCTTTCAGGTTTGTGTGATTGTTATTTATAATCCCCACTGGCTGCTGGTAAAGATGGCTGCAATAGTTTCTGGGGGTTTCCCAGCTCTCAGCCCCTTTCTGCTGATGAGAAGGGACTCCAGTGCATACAGGCTTGGTCTCTCTTGGATAAGGAACAGGAAAAACCCTGATTTCAGGAGGAACGTGTAA